From the Legionellales bacterium genome, the window ATGGCGGTGTATATGGGGGGCGGACCTTCATTAATGTATGCGGCAGATGCGATACGCTCATTTGAAGAATTTAAAAATTAAATATTAATAATCTTATGCTCTTCAGTCATTCAAAATTTTATACTGCTCGCTAATCGAGACGGAGGGTTTCCATATAATGGCAACGTCGCATCTCGATGAGAGAGCAGTATATGCTCTTCACGCTTGAATTTTAGGCTTTGTTGCCGAGTTAAAGCTACGGAGGGATTGTATTCAGTATACGCTTCTTCGTATCGTTAACTCGGCGCCTCGCCTAAAATCCAATCGTTTTGAGTATAGTTGCTACATACAGCTATATCCTGTACAGTACGCACCAATCACAGAGTTGAGCTGTGGAAACTTAAATCCAACTTATTTTTACATTGGTTAATATTGGGGAAAAAATGTCTAAGCACGCACAATTAATATTAAAAAAATCCGAGCATAAAAGAATTCTTGCAGGACATTTATGGGTTTATAGTAACGAAGTTGATACGCAAAAATCGTCGTTAAAACAATTTCAGCCAGGCGATCTTGTTGATATTTTTAATCAAGAGAATCGCTTTATTGCAACCGCCTATATTAATCCACATAATTTATTAACCGCACGTGTGTTAACAACGCTGCCTAATACTACGATAGATCACTGCTTTTTTTTGCAACGCTTACAAGTGGCTTTCGCTAAACGACAAAGTTTATTTAATCAACCTTATTATCGTTTAGTGTTTGGCGAAAGTGATTTTTTACCCGGGGTAGTGGTGGATCGCTTTAATGATGTGATTGTTGTGCAAATTTCCACAGCTGGCATGGAAGCATTAAAAGAATATCTGGTTGCTGCGATTGATGAATTATTAAATCCCAATATTATTATTTTAAAAAATGATGCTAAAAGTCGCGAGCAAGAAGGCTTACCTTGTTATGTTGAATTCTGCAAAGGCAATTCTATTGATGAAATCTCTTTAATTGAAAATGAGGTTTCATTTATTGTGCCTGCCACTAGCGGACAAAAAACCGGTTGGTTTTTTGATCATCGTAATAATCGTGCCCTTTTACAAAAAATAGCAAAAGATAAAAAGGTACTAGATGTTTTTAGTTACGTTGGCGGCTGGGGAATTCAAGCGGCAATGTTTGGCGCTAAACAATGTGTGTGCGTGGATAGCTCAGAACCTGCGTTAACCTATTTGCAAAAAAATGCCGCGCTTAATCATATTGAAAATAAAATTTCAACGATTAATGATGATGCATTTAAAGCGTTAAGCACATTACAATCCCAAGGTGAAAAATTTGATGTGATTATTGTCGATCCACCGGCATTTATTAAAAAACGCAAAGATATTCCTGCCGGAGAAAAAGCGTATCAACGAATTAATGAATTAGCACTCGCGTTATTAAATCCGCAAGGTTTTTTACTAAGCGCCTCGTGTTCGATGTTGCTGCCAGAACATCGACTCAGAGAATTATTAGCAAGAGCGAGTCATAAAACAGCACGACATCTTAGCATTCTACA encodes:
- a CDS encoding class I SAM-dependent rRNA methyltransferase, which encodes MSKHAQLILKKSEHKRILAGHLWVYSNEVDTQKSSLKQFQPGDLVDIFNQENRFIATAYINPHNLLTARVLTTLPNTTIDHCFFLQRLQVAFAKRQSLFNQPYYRLVFGESDFLPGVVVDRFNDVIVVQISTAGMEALKEYLVAAIDELLNPNIIILKNDAKSREQEGLPCYVEFCKGNSIDEISLIENEVSFIVPATSGQKTGWFFDHRNNRALLQKIAKDKKVLDVFSYVGGWGIQAAMFGAKQCVCVDSSEPALTYLQKNAALNHIENKISTINDDAFKALSTLQSQGEKFDVIIVDPPAFIKKRKDIPAGEKAYQRINELALALLNPQGFLLSASCSMLLPEHRLRELLARASHKTARHLSILQSLHQGFDHPVHFNIPETNYLKGFLVG